The Anabaena sp. WA102 genome contains a region encoding:
- the devC gene encoding ABC transporter permease DevC, producing MKMKGKNFSIALSQLKYEKVRLLVALSGIIFAVVMMFMQLGFSDALFDSSVLLHKSMQADVFLLHSKSSALVALKSFSKYYLYQLLEFPEVKSVSPIHLGYANWKNPWNNDNRSIFVLGIDPSNNVLDLPGIQENLTNITYPDGVLFDMSSRPEFGAVVTSFNAGETILSELQGSLLKVEKVVKVVGLFRLGASFAANGHLLTSNSNFVNILTNKSAASIEIGTIQLNPNANLKQSISEIRSRLPSDVLAFTKDEFINFEKDYWKRNTAVGFIFSLSTMMAFIVGSVIVYQVLYTDVSEHLPGYAILKAMGYTDISLLWIIIQESLILSILGYIPGFLIAMISYQQTKSATLLPIGMTVDRGITLLLVTILMCLISGLIAVRKLRDADPADIF from the coding sequence ATGAAAATGAAGGGAAAAAATTTTTCTATAGCCTTATCACAATTGAAATATGAAAAAGTCAGACTTCTTGTAGCACTTTCTGGCATTATATTTGCAGTTGTCATGATGTTTATGCAACTAGGCTTTAGTGATGCTTTATTTGACAGCTCTGTACTTTTGCACAAAAGTATGCAAGCAGATGTTTTTCTTCTGCATAGCAAATCCAGTGCTTTGGTTGCTCTCAAGAGCTTTTCTAAATACTATTTATATCAACTTTTAGAATTTCCAGAAGTTAAATCAGTTAGCCCCATACACTTGGGATATGCCAACTGGAAAAATCCCTGGAACAATGATAATCGTTCCATTTTTGTACTTGGTATTGATCCTAGTAATAATGTACTGGATTTACCAGGTATTCAAGAAAATTTGACTAACATTACTTACCCGGACGGCGTTCTATTTGATATGTCCTCAAGACCAGAATTTGGAGCAGTTGTAACTAGTTTTAATGCTGGGGAAACAATTCTTTCTGAACTGCAAGGTTCTCTTCTGAAAGTTGAAAAAGTTGTGAAGGTTGTGGGTTTATTTAGGCTTGGAGCATCCTTTGCGGCTAATGGTCATTTATTAACTAGTAACAGTAATTTTGTCAACATTTTAACTAATAAGAGTGCAGCATCAATTGAAATTGGAACTATTCAGCTTAATCCTAATGCAAATCTAAAACAATCAATAAGCGAAATTAGATCAAGACTACCGAGTGATGTTTTAGCTTTCACCAAAGACGAATTCATAAATTTTGAAAAAGATTATTGGAAACGTAATACTGCCGTAGGTTTTATATTTTCACTCAGTACCATGATGGCATTTATTGTTGGTTCAGTAATTGTTTATCAAGTTCTTTACACGGATGTATCAGAACATCTACCTGGATATGCAATTTTAAAAGCAATGGGTTATACGGATATAAGCTTACTATGGATTATTATTCAGGAGTCTTTGATTTTATCAATTCTGGGTTATATTCCTGGTTTCTTAATCGCAATGATTAGTTATCAACAAACCAAATCTGCTACACTACTACCAATTGGTATGACTGTTGACAGAGGTATCACATTATTACTAGTGACTATACTAATGTGTCTAATTTCAGGTCTTATTGCTGTACGTAAATTGAGAGATGCCGATCCTGCCGATATTTTCTAA
- a CDS encoding ATP-binding cassette domain-containing protein — MLLQEPVVSIKNLQHYLGKGSLRKRVLSDINFDIHRGEFIILTGPSGSGKTTLLTLIGALRTIQSGSLKVFEHELYQTSNYQLVKVRRKIGYIFQSNNLLPFLTAVQNVQTSIFLHKEISKAEAYDRAVDILESVGLGKHLNSFPRNLSGGQQQRVAIARSLAASPKLILADEPTAALDKKTGRDVIELMLSLTKQINCTILLITHDSRILDVAERIIYMEDGNLINTNVSLNESIITLNE; from the coding sequence ATGCTTTTGCAAGAACCAGTAGTATCGATTAAAAACCTTCAACATTATCTAGGAAAAGGTTCACTAAGAAAACGAGTATTATCGGATATAAATTTCGATATACATCGAGGAGAATTTATAATTCTAACTGGTCCTTCAGGTTCAGGAAAGACAACATTACTAACGCTAATTGGTGCTTTACGTACTATTCAAAGTGGTAGCCTTAAGGTTTTTGAACACGAATTATATCAAACTAGCAACTATCAATTAGTTAAAGTGCGACGAAAAATAGGCTACATTTTTCAGAGTAACAACCTTTTACCATTTTTAACTGCTGTTCAAAATGTACAAACATCTATTTTTTTGCACAAAGAAATTTCTAAAGCTGAAGCTTATGATAGGGCGGTTGATATCTTAGAATCTGTTGGTCTAGGCAAGCATTTAAACTCTTTCCCTCGTAATCTATCAGGAGGACAACAACAACGGGTTGCAATTGCCCGATCTTTAGCCGCTAGTCCTAAATTGATTTTGGCAGACGAACCAACGGCTGCATTGGATAAAAAAACTGGTCGTGATGTAATTGAGTTAATGCTAAGTTTAACCAAACAAATAAATTGTACAATTTTGCTAATAACTCACGATAGTCGAATTCTAGATGTGGCTGAACGAATTATTTATATGGAAGATGGTAATTTAATTAATACGAATGTTAGTCTTAATGAGAGTATTATCACTTTAAATGAATAA
- a CDS encoding thioesterase II family protein: MINSQETNKWIRHRKNNLQARMRIFCFPYAGGSALSFRTWADNLPHFIEVFPIEMPGRGVRLSEPPFHQISPLVEEISYAIHPYLDIPFAFFGHSLGALISFELARFVRKTYALNPVHLFVSGRGAPQVIEHNKIHHLSDAEFLEALRRFNGTPKKVLESAELMQLLLPTLRADLMINESYTYTVEPPLDCPITVFGGLQDPLVNRDDMEAWKEHTLSSFSLHLLPGDHFFINTAQYFLLQLINKTVTAGVK, encoded by the coding sequence ATGATAAATTCACAAGAAACGAATAAATGGATTAGACATCGGAAAAATAACTTACAAGCGCGTATGCGTATTTTTTGCTTTCCTTACGCAGGTGGTAGCGCCCTAAGCTTTCGTACTTGGGCAGATAATTTACCACACTTTATTGAGGTTTTTCCTATTGAGATGCCAGGACGAGGAGTTCGTTTGAGTGAGCCTCCTTTTCATCAAATCTCACCACTTGTTGAGGAAATCTCTTATGCTATACATCCTTACTTAGATATCCCTTTTGCTTTCTTTGGTCATAGTCTAGGTGCCTTAATCAGCTTTGAACTAGCTCGTTTCGTTCGTAAGACCTATGCCCTAAATCCAGTTCACCTTTTTGTCTCCGGTCGTGGCGCACCTCAAGTAATAGAACACAATAAAATACATCATTTGTCTGATGCTGAGTTTTTGGAAGCACTGCGTAGATTCAATGGAACTCCGAAAAAAGTATTAGAATCTGCTGAATTGATGCAGTTGCTGCTCCCCACCCTACGAGCAGATTTGATGATCAATGAATCCTATACTTACACCGTAGAACCTCCGCTGGATTGTCCAATTACTGTTTTCGGAGGTTTACAAGATCCATTGGTCAATCGTGATGATATGGAAGCTTGGAAAGAGCATACACTAAGTTCTTTTTCACTCCATCTGCTTCCTGGTGATCACTTTTTTATTAATACTGCACAGTACTTTCTTCTGCAACTTATTAACAAAACTGTAACTGCCGGGGTGAAATGA
- a CDS encoding 2TM domain-containing protein, with amino-acid sequence MTYHSEEVQQILKIALTHKQEREFSREQLIEIASELDISTEALQSAEQEWSIQRAETQRQHMLNTRQRQEFKSHLTNFIAVNIFLVLLNLVISPLYFWAIFPLLGWGLSLFFHGWKVYRNRS; translated from the coding sequence ATGACCTACCATTCAGAAGAAGTGCAACAGATTTTGAAGATAGCATTGACTCACAAGCAGGAGAGAGAATTTTCACGAGAACAGCTTATAGAGATAGCATCAGAATTAGATATCTCAACAGAAGCACTCCAATCTGCTGAACAAGAGTGGTCGATACAGCGAGCAGAAACGCAAAGGCAACATATGCTGAATACCCGCCAACGTCAAGAATTCAAATCTCACCTGACTAATTTTATTGCAGTCAATATTTTTTTAGTCTTGTTAAATTTGGTAATAAGCCCTTTATATTTTTGGGCAATTTTTCCACTACTAGGTTGGGGCTTGAGTTTGTTTTTTCATGGTTGGAAGGTTTATCGAAACCGTTCTTGA
- a CDS encoding DUF6444 domain-containing protein: MEKISLICHIYKTEIPETDWEQTPTSVKGRMEEMEQWIQELEEKLNRTSKNSSSPPSADPLNTQKKPVKKKSGKKRGGQLGHKGFAKFLYPESDCEEVINYKPESCSSCGGQLEGEDANPYRHQQVEIPPIKPIVIEHRLHQLECGECGKSTRAKLPEEVDPNHYGTRVVALVAVLSGLYRHSQRTVKTAMAEIFDIRLSLGTINKLRMEASNSVEKAVEEAKTYIQNAAVVGADETRFSQKNTDGYNSKNSQAWLWLS, from the coding sequence ATGGAAAAAATCAGCCTCATCTGCCACATCTATAAAACGGAAATACCGGAAACGGATTGGGAACAGACTCCAACCAGTGTCAAAGGACGGATGGAGGAGATGGAGCAGTGGATACAAGAATTAGAAGAAAAACTAAATAGAACATCAAAAAATTCATCATCACCACCATCAGCAGACCCGCTCAACACCCAAAAGAAACCAGTCAAGAAAAAGAGTGGAAAAAAAAGAGGAGGACAACTAGGACACAAAGGATTTGCAAAGTTTCTGTATCCAGAATCTGATTGTGAAGAGGTAATAAATTATAAGCCAGAGTCCTGTAGTAGCTGTGGAGGGCAGTTAGAAGGAGAAGATGCAAACCCGTACAGACACCAGCAAGTAGAAATACCACCCATCAAACCCATCGTCATAGAACATCGGTTACATCAACTCGAATGCGGAGAATGTGGTAAAAGTACAAGAGCAAAATTACCAGAAGAAGTAGATCCGAATCATTATGGAACAAGAGTTGTAGCTCTTGTTGCGGTGTTGAGTGGACTGTATCGCCATAGTCAGAGAACGGTGAAAACAGCAATGGCGGAAATATTTGACATCAGACTCAGTTTAGGAACAATCAACAAACTGAGAATGGAAGCAAGTAACTCGGTAGAAAAGGCGGTAGAAGAGGCGAAAACCTACATCCAGAATGCGGCAGTAGTAGGTGCAGATGAAACCAGATTTAGTCAAAAAAACACGGATGGATATAACAGCAAAAATAGTCAAGCCTGGTTGTGGCTGTCTTAG
- a CDS encoding SpoIID/LytB domain-containing protein, translating into MKFQLLLGNLFSEIKGRHWWIGILIWFVLLAPAQASVILRVAIEREVKQVKVGASTTAIVKDSSGKTLGELPGMSAFAAQAVPGGVALDRWQSGLFWIEPTKKGYVYIGDRWFRGRTLVVPTANGLTAVNWVDLEEYLYSVIGGEMDTSWPQEALKAQAIAARTYALYERERQRRNPLYDLGDSPDRWQIYKGVSSESPKTYSAADTTAGKVLTYNNQIILSVFHACSGGHTENVEDVWTSKEPYLRAVPDFDQNIKECNWVKTFTPGEISTRISGVGNVKDMIIETLSPFKSVKSLKIIGDKGTKILQGEEVRTALRIKSTRFIVNKDVNGGFVLQGLGFGHGLGMSQWGAYELAKRGANHLQILGYYYKGVALTPIQAK; encoded by the coding sequence ATGAAATTCCAACTTTTATTAGGCAATTTGTTTTCTGAGATTAAAGGTAGACATTGGTGGATAGGTATCCTGATCTGGTTTGTATTACTTGCTCCTGCACAAGCATCTGTAATTCTGCGTGTGGCAATTGAAAGAGAAGTCAAACAGGTAAAAGTCGGTGCTTCCACAACCGCTATTGTGAAAGATAGTAGTGGTAAGACTCTTGGAGAACTACCGGGAATGAGTGCCTTTGCGGCTCAAGCAGTTCCTGGAGGAGTAGCTTTAGATAGATGGCAATCCGGGTTATTTTGGATAGAACCCACCAAGAAGGGATATGTTTATATTGGCGATCGCTGGTTTCGTGGTAGAACCCTAGTAGTCCCCACAGCCAATGGTTTAACCGCTGTGAACTGGGTAGATTTAGAAGAATATCTCTACAGCGTCATTGGTGGAGAAATGGACACTAGCTGGCCACAGGAAGCCCTGAAAGCTCAAGCCATAGCAGCCCGTACCTATGCCCTCTATGAACGTGAAAGACAACGGAGAAATCCCCTTTACGACTTAGGAGATAGTCCAGACCGTTGGCAAATTTACAAAGGTGTCAGTAGTGAATCCCCCAAAACCTACAGCGCAGCAGACACCACCGCCGGCAAAGTCCTCACCTACAACAACCAAATCATTCTTTCCGTCTTTCACGCTTGTTCCGGTGGACACACGGAAAACGTCGAAGATGTTTGGACTAGCAAAGAACCTTACCTGCGGGCTGTTCCCGACTTTGATCAAAATATCAAAGAATGTAACTGGGTAAAAACCTTTACCCCCGGAGAAATTAGCACCAGAATTTCCGGTGTCGGTAATGTCAAAGACATGATCATCGAAACTCTCTCACCATTTAAAAGTGTCAAATCCCTAAAAATTATTGGTGATAAAGGGACTAAAATTCTCCAAGGTGAAGAAGTGAGAACCGCACTCAGAATTAAAAGTACCCGTTTTATTGTTAATAAAGACGTAAATGGCGGTTTTGTTCTCCAAGGACTAGGTTTTGGACACGGTTTAGGAATGAGCCAGTGGGGAGCTTACGAACTAGCAAAACGTGGTGCAAACCACCTGCAAATTTTAGGATACTACTACAAAGGTGTAGCCCTGACACCCATTCAAGCAAAGTAG
- a CDS encoding GumC family protein encodes MIVATNVITLKKLLTSSTHRVIDIKKIVPIALYHRWLILGISCAVMSVTSLIAVTTKPTYQSYMQILVSYNSDKSLPNSKIEKITEDLRKPQLSSIDYSSQVKLMLSSKLLQKTVNLLHADYPQMTIEDIYNNSKIDEVSSLGLTQLPVDTGVNQNFTQVFLLSFIDKDPLRTKRVLQALEKVYQDYNTDQKNQRINQALAFVNNHIPQLQKDVLKAEKKLEKFRQQNSLIDPVLQSQILLQSLADIQKQRQTTRAQLQDVQIRHNSLEQAIESSSQNNINMNDSPESSQNQALISEFKQTEQALTQARFLYTEKHPIIQQLKQKQQIISTLLQQQGQNKTITINSKSKLSKQIIPKVENDLTQLKMNALGLIAHDRDLAESEQEIRSLLNTYPSLITEYKRLVANIEIYRKTLQQLTQAQNSLGVKIAQEGFNWQILEEPALGIHIGNLRWLLIFGGILMGPILGLAAALIWEKFNNAIFYTQDLQNLTNIQLLGSVPRLGKRQNSWTNQLKSIVRDKSKNVDISHPGIIKNLPNHKTLDIIYQNIQMLNNSLPLKSLMLTSALPGEGKTTLALGLGSSAARMHQRVLIIDANLRSPSLHKTLGLTNDWGLSLLLVDDINTSFNTYIQPIHPAIDVLTAGPIPEDVVNLLSSERMQELMDLFELNYDLVLIDAPSVLDTVDGRIVASLCNGIVMVGRIGKVTPHKLMEATEILSKLNLIGIVGNEVYDSPQILTP; translated from the coding sequence ATGATTGTGGCTACAAATGTGATAACATTGAAAAAATTACTTACTAGCTCTACACATAGGGTAATTGATATCAAAAAAATAGTTCCAATTGCACTTTATCATCGGTGGTTAATATTAGGGATTTCCTGCGCAGTCATGTCAGTAACAAGTCTAATAGCTGTCACTACTAAACCAACTTATCAAAGCTATATGCAAATATTGGTAAGTTATAATTCAGATAAATCTTTACCAAATAGTAAAATCGAAAAGATAACAGAAGACTTACGTAAACCGCAGCTATCATCCATTGACTACAGTAGTCAAGTTAAATTAATGCTGAGTAGTAAATTACTACAGAAAACTGTAAATTTACTTCATGCTGATTACCCACAAATGACCATAGAAGATATTTATAATAACAGCAAAATTGATGAAGTTTCATCTTTAGGACTAACTCAGTTACCAGTAGATACAGGAGTTAATCAAAATTTTACCCAAGTATTTTTACTCTCTTTTATAGACAAAGATCCTCTCAGGACAAAAAGAGTATTACAAGCTTTAGAGAAAGTATATCAGGACTATAATACCGATCAAAAAAATCAGCGGATTAATCAAGCATTAGCTTTTGTTAATAACCATATACCGCAACTGCAAAAAGATGTATTAAAAGCCGAGAAAAAATTAGAAAAATTTCGTCAACAAAATAGTTTAATTGATCCAGTTTTACAAAGTCAAATTTTATTACAGTCTTTAGCAGATATTCAAAAACAGCGGCAAACAACTCGCGCTCAACTGCAAGATGTCCAAATTAGACATAACAGCCTAGAACAAGCAATTGAGTCTTCCAGTCAAAATAACATAAATATGAATGATTCCCCGGAATCTAGCCAAAATCAAGCCTTAATTAGTGAATTTAAGCAAACAGAACAAGCCTTAACGCAAGCTCGTTTTCTTTATACAGAAAAACATCCTATCATCCAACAACTGAAGCAGAAACAGCAAATTATCAGTACACTATTACAACAACAAGGACAAAATAAAACTATTACTATCAATAGTAAATCAAAATTATCAAAACAAATCATTCCAAAGGTAGAAAATGATTTAACTCAATTAAAAATGAACGCATTAGGACTAATTGCTCATGATCGTGATTTAGCAGAATCCGAACAAGAAATTCGTTCTTTACTGAATACATATCCAAGTTTAATTACAGAATACAAGAGGTTAGTTGCCAATATAGAAATTTATCGCAAAACACTGCAACAATTGACGCAAGCGCAAAATTCATTAGGTGTCAAAATTGCTCAAGAAGGTTTTAATTGGCAAATTTTAGAAGAACCCGCTTTAGGAATACATATAGGTAATTTACGCTGGTTACTAATTTTTGGAGGAATATTAATGGGGCCAATATTGGGTTTAGCAGCAGCCTTAATTTGGGAAAAATTTAATAATGCAATTTTCTATACTCAGGATTTACAAAATTTGACCAATATTCAGTTATTGGGGTCAGTACCAAGATTAGGAAAACGTCAAAATAGTTGGACAAACCAACTAAAATCTATAGTTAGAGATAAATCTAAAAATGTAGATATTTCTCATCCAGGAATTATCAAAAATTTGCCGAATCATAAAACATTGGATATTATTTACCAGAATATTCAGATGTTAAATAATTCTCTACCTTTAAAATCATTGATGTTAACTTCTGCACTACCAGGAGAAGGAAAAACAACTTTGGCTTTAGGGTTAGGATCTAGTGCGGCTCGAATGCACCAAAGAGTATTAATAATTGATGCTAATTTGCGTTCTCCCAGTTTACATAAAACTCTAGGGCTGACCAATGATTGGGGTTTATCCTTATTACTGGTTGATGATATCAATACATCATTTAATACTTACATTCAGCCCATCCACCCAGCTATTGATGTTTTAACTGCTGGTCCCATACCAGAGGATGTGGTAAATCTGTTGAGTTCCGAGCGAATGCAAGAATTAATGGATTTATTTGAACTAAACTATGATTTAGTCTTAATAGATGCACCCTCTGTTTTAGATACAGTTGATGGCAGAATTGTGGCTTCTTTATGTAATGGGATTGTTATGGTAGGACGGATTGGTAAAGTTACTCCCCATAAATTGATGGAAGCTACAGAAATTTTAAGCAAGTTAAATTTAATTGGCATTGTTGGTAATGAAGTTTATGATTCTCCCCAAATATTGACACCTTGA
- a CDS encoding carbon-nitrogen hydrolase family protein, producing the protein MKSYLAAAIQMTSVPDLQKNLAQAEELIDLAVRQGAELVGLPENFSFMGEEKDKLAQGNAIAQATETFLQKMAQRFQVTILGGGFPIPVDSSGKVYNTALLINANGQELARYQKVHLFDVNVPDGNTYQESSTVMAGLELPPVYASPELGKIGLSICYDVRFPELYRHLSNQGADILFVPAAFTAFTGKDHWQVLLQSRAIENTCYVIAPAQTGTNYDRRQTHGHAMIIDPWGVILADAGEKPGVAIAEIKPTRLEQVRRQMPSLQHRVF; encoded by the coding sequence ATGAAGTCTTATTTAGCCGCCGCTATTCAAATGACCAGTGTGCCTGATTTACAAAAAAATTTGGCACAAGCAGAAGAATTAATTGATTTGGCTGTGCGTCAAGGTGCAGAGTTGGTGGGTTTACCAGAAAATTTCTCTTTTATGGGGGAAGAAAAGGATAAACTAGCTCAAGGAAATGCGATCGCTCAAGCAACGGAAACATTTCTCCAAAAAATGGCACAACGCTTTCAAGTTACCATTCTCGGCGGCGGCTTCCCTATCCCTGTAGATAGTAGTGGTAAAGTTTATAATACAGCATTACTGATAAATGCCAACGGTCAAGAACTCGCCCGTTACCAAAAAGTCCATTTATTTGATGTCAATGTCCCTGATGGTAATACCTATCAAGAATCCAGCACCGTCATGGCTGGACTTGAATTACCTCCCGTTTACGCTTCCCCGGAGTTAGGGAAAATTGGCCTTTCTATTTGCTATGATGTTCGCTTTCCCGAACTGTACCGACATCTATCCAATCAAGGCGCAGATATTCTATTTGTTCCCGCAGCCTTTACGGCTTTTACTGGTAAAGACCATTGGCAAGTATTACTCCAATCTAGGGCGATAGAAAATACCTGTTACGTTATTGCTCCCGCCCAAACTGGTACTAATTATGACCGTCGCCAAACTCATGGACACGCCATGATTATTGACCCTTGGGGTGTCATTTTAGCAGACGCTGGGGAAAAACCAGGAGTGGCGATCGCCGAAATCAAACCCACCCGACTAGAACAAGTTCGTCGCCAAATGCCATCCCTACAGCATCGTGTATTTTAA
- a CDS encoding HAD-IA family hydrolase, whose translation MKKPKVIFVDAVGTLFGIKGSVGEIYRQIAQEFGVEVSAQILDQNFVKSFKASPPPIFLDADIRDIPQREYDWWRIIALNTFEGAGVLQEFTDFTAFFTELYIHFGTPEPWYVYPDVTLALMNWRRLGVELGVLSNFDSRLYLVLQGLRLREYFSSVTISTQVRAAKPDPEIFKIALNKHKCSAEEAWHIGDSITDDYYGAKSAGIRGVWINRNPTV comes from the coding sequence ATGAAAAAGCCTAAAGTTATTTTTGTAGATGCTGTTGGTACATTGTTTGGGATTAAAGGTAGTGTTGGGGAAATTTACCGACAAATCGCCCAAGAATTTGGTGTAGAAGTTTCCGCCCAAATTTTAGATCAAAACTTTGTCAAAAGCTTCAAAGCCTCACCACCACCGATATTTCTTGATGCAGATATCAGAGATATTCCCCAGCGTGAATACGATTGGTGGCGGATAATTGCCTTAAATACCTTTGAAGGTGCCGGTGTTCTCCAAGAATTTACCGATTTTACCGCTTTTTTTACCGAACTTTATATCCACTTTGGAACTCCTGAACCTTGGTATGTTTATCCTGATGTAACTTTGGCGTTAATGAACTGGCGACGCTTAGGAGTTGAATTAGGAGTATTATCTAATTTTGATTCTCGTTTATATTTAGTATTGCAAGGTTTAAGACTCAGAGAATACTTTTCCTCTGTCACCATTTCCACTCAAGTTCGTGCCGCTAAACCAGATCCAGAAATATTTAAAATTGCTTTAAACAAGCATAAATGTTCAGCAGAAGAAGCATGGCACATTGGTGACAGCATAACAGATGATTATTATGGGGCTAAATCGGCAGGAATCAGAGGCGTTTGGATTAACCGTAATCCCACCGTCTAA
- a CDS encoding NAD(P)/FAD-dependent oxidoreductase, translating into MTQATTKICILGGGFGGLYTALRLSQLPWESTPKPEIILVDQSDRFVFSPLLYELLTRELQTWEIAPPYSELLQGTGIQFHQAAVSTIDINKQTVQLQDKSELNYDRLVLALGGETPLDLVPGAATHAYPFRTITDAYKLEERLRILEAAKPEKIRVAIVGAGYSGVELACKLADRIGEKGRFRLIELSDQILRTSPEFNREAAKKALDSKGVFIDLETKVAAIDQNSISLEYKNQVDTIPVDVVIWTVGTKVSPVVTALPLKQNQRGQITTTPQLQAIEHPEIFALGDLADCLDADGKQVPATAQVAFQQADYTAWNIWATITNRPLLPFRYQPLGEMMALGIDNATLTGLGVQLDGSFAYLARRLAYLYRLPTLNHQLKVGFNWLVSPIIEAISK; encoded by the coding sequence ATGACTCAAGCAACTACAAAAATTTGTATACTAGGCGGTGGCTTTGGTGGACTCTACACCGCGCTTCGTTTAAGCCAATTACCCTGGGAATCTACACCCAAACCTGAGATTATTTTAGTAGATCAGAGCGATCGCTTTGTCTTTTCTCCCCTGCTTTACGAACTCCTCACCAGAGAACTCCAAACCTGGGAAATCGCCCCACCATACTCAGAACTACTGCAAGGAACAGGAATCCAGTTCCACCAAGCTGCTGTTTCCACAATAGACATTAACAAGCAAACAGTTCAATTACAAGATAAATCAGAACTAAATTATGACCGCTTAGTCTTAGCATTAGGTGGCGAAACACCCCTAGATTTAGTTCCCGGTGCTGCCACTCATGCTTACCCTTTCCGTACTATTACTGATGCCTACAAATTAGAAGAACGGCTGCGAATTCTCGAAGCAGCAAAGCCCGAAAAAATCCGTGTCGCCATAGTTGGTGCAGGTTACAGCGGCGTAGAATTAGCCTGTAAACTAGCAGATAGAATCGGCGAAAAAGGACGTTTCCGCCTGATTGAACTCAGCGACCAAATTCTCCGCACTTCCCCAGAATTTAACCGTGAAGCCGCCAAAAAAGCCTTAGATAGCAAAGGCGTATTTATTGACTTAGAAACCAAAGTAGCAGCAATTGATCAAAATAGCATCTCTCTGGAGTATAAAAATCAAGTAGATACCATTCCCGTAGATGTAGTCATTTGGACAGTGGGAACAAAAGTTTCTCCAGTTGTCACAGCCTTACCCCTCAAGCAAAATCAGCGTGGACAAATCACCACCACACCGCAATTACAAGCCATAGAACATCCCGAAATCTTTGCTTTAGGAGACTTAGCCGACTGTCTCGACGCAGACGGAAAACAAGTCCCCGCCACCGCCCAAGTCGCCTTTCAACAAGCCGATTATACCGCTTGGAATATCTGGGCTACTATTACCAATCGTCCCCTCCTCCCCTTCCGCTATCAACCATTAGGAGAAATGATGGCTTTAGGAATAGATAACGCCACCCTCACCGGGTTAGGTGTGCAATTAGATGGTTCTTTTGCATACTTAGCCCGTCGTCTAGCGTATCTGTATCGTTTACCCACATTAAATCATCAATTAAAAGTCGGGTTTAATTGGTTAGTTAGCCCCATAATAGAAGCCATTTCCAAGTAA